In Musa acuminata AAA Group cultivar baxijiao chromosome BXJ3-9, Cavendish_Baxijiao_AAA, whole genome shotgun sequence, a single genomic region encodes these proteins:
- the LOC135649875 gene encoding uncharacterized protein LOC135649875: MPRPPDIGWQYGTMIGGHRHHVKCNYCHRIMIGGITRFKKHLASKRGEIKGCEAVPKEVREIMAHHLATRKPRRPNKRRRKTAEGTLAAPASTNLGMESDASDPDMIDAGQEVLTFNEAEVHSQRTAEQQFEVGTRGFLDAFASIQYKDEQDFMPPRATDIGWVHGVMVNGDRQKIECKYCHKVILGGGISRLKQHLAGERGNIAPCDQVPEDVKTQMQQHLGFKGLENCSIQQTIEEYNGDAPNATSTSSMAASYKRREKDVNEGNSNKRKKADMLYIPQGLALPKPTMHLSFVSQENTDQADTAVAKFMYEAGIPLTAANSLYFQRMADAIAAVGPGYKMPSYHSLKGKLLSRCTTELGEFSKELRKSWEVTGCTVMVDRLKDTAGRSIINFFVYCPKGTMFLRSVDVSHIETNLDDLVDLFESIIQDVGSRNIVHFLSDSAPWYKAAGKVLMDKYRTFFWSVCVNHCIELMLKGLCEMDEVNGTLTKAKKISQFLYNDAWLLDLLKRNTEGKDIIRPAMAQSVMDFLTLQNIFSFRGSLQQMFASNTWEESVLSKQKLGMDVKDIVFDLQFWHSCGKIIKVSEPLTRVLCIADSGEKPSMGFVFDAFEKAKRDILLAFDNQESDCLRYLEVINHVRDEFHSPLHAAACYLNPSIFYNSKFSITNVIQKGLLDCIETLEPDLTAQDNITKHKSFYEDALGDFSRPMALRGRETLHPATWWSMYASDYPELQRFAVRILSQMCSMTAFKRSTYINDTVHSSKNRIEAAMLNDLTFVHYNLHLQQRQPVATESKGFKNEEHDLISPDNYNAGDWIDDPGMLEMEGIDLLDATPIAAIDKVGNTSDGNLVNNDLITN, encoded by the exons ATGCCTCGACCGCCGGATATAGGGTGGCAATATGGTACCATGATAGGGGGCCATAGACATCATGTCAAGTGTAACTATTGTCACAGGATCATGATTGGAGGCATTACACGTTTCAAGAAGCACTTGGCAAGCAAAAGAGGGGAGATTAAGGGTTGTGAGGCTGTTCCTAAAGAAGTAAGGGAGATAATGGCACATCACCTGGCCACAAGGAAACCAAGGAGACCAAACAAAAGAAGACGAAAGACAGCTGAGGGAACTTTAGCAGCACCAGCTTCTACTAATCTTGGCATGGAATCTGATGCATCTGATCCAGACATGATAGATGCTGGACAAGAAGTACTGACCTTTAATGAAGCAGAAGTTCATT CTCAAAGAACAGCTGAGCAACAATTTGAAGTTGGGACAAGGGGTTTCTTAGATGCTTTTGCAAGTATTCAATACAAGGATGAGCAA GATTTCATGCCTCCTAGAGCCACTGATATCGGATGGGTTCATGGTGTAATGGTCAATGGAGATCGACAAAAGATAGAATGCAAGTATTGCCACAAAGTAATCTTAGGTGGTGGAATTTCTCGTCTTAAACAACATTTAGCAGGAGAAAGAGGAAATATAGCACCATGTGACCAAGTACCTGAGGATGTCAAAACACAAATGCAACAACATCTGGGCTTCAAGGGTTTGGAAAATTGTTCTATCCAGCAGACCATAGAAGAATATAATGGTGATGCTCCTAATGCAACTTCAACTTCTTCAATGGCTGCTtcttataaaagaagagagaagGATGTCAATGAAGGGAAttccaacaaaagaaagaaagcggATATGTTATATATTCCGCAGGGCTTGGCACTACCCAAGCCTACAATGCACCTTTCTTTTGTTTCACAAGAGAACACAGACCAAGCTGATACTGCGGTCGCAAAATTCATGTATGAAGCTGGTATACCATTgactgcagcaaattcattgtATTTTCAGAGAATGGCTGATGCTATTGCTGCAGTAGGGCCTGGATACAAAATGCCTTCGTATCATTCCCTCAAAGGTAAACTATTAAGTCGATGTACCACTGAATTAGGAGAATTCAGTAAAGAACTTCGCAAGTCATGGGAAGTGACAGGCTGTACTGTCATGGTTGATAGGTTGAAGGATACAGCTGGTCGATCTATAATAAACTTTTTTGTCTATTGTCCAAAAGGAACTATGTTTCTCAGGTCAGTGGATGTATCTCACATTGAAACTAATTTGGATGATCTTGTTGATTTATTTGAGAGCATCATTCAAGATGTTGGCTCCAGGAACATTGTACATTTCTTATCTGATAGTGCACCCTGGTATAAAGCTGCAGGGAAGGTACTAATGGACAAGTACAGAACCTTTTTTTGGAGTGTGTGTGTGAATCATTGCATTGAATTAATGCTCAAAGGCTTGTGTGAAATGGATGAAGTGAATGGGACACTGACTAAGGCAAAGAAGATCTCTCAGTTCCTTTATAATGATGCATGGCTCCTTGATTTGCTGAAGAGGAATACTGAAGGAAAAGATATAATTCGACCTGCCATGGCACAATCTGTGATGGACTTTTTAACTTTACAGAATATTTTCTCTTTCAGAGGCTCTCTTCAGCAGATGTTTGCTTCTAATACTTGGGAGGAGTCAGTGTTATCTAAGCAGAAATTGGGAATGGATGTAAAGGACATTGTGTTTGATTTGCAATTCTGGCATTCATGTGGTAAAATAATAAAGGTCTCTGAACCACTTACAAGAGTTCTATGCATTGCAGATAGTGGAGAAAAACCTTCAATGGGATTTGTATTTGATGCATTTGAAAAGGCGAAGAGAGATATTCTTTTGGCATTTGATAACCAGGAATCTGATTGCTTGCGATATTTGGAAGTCATAAATCATGTACGGGATGAATTTCACAGCCCCCTGCATGCTGCCGCTTGTTATCTAAATCCGTCCATTTTTTATAATTCCAAATTTTCAATTACTAATGTCATTCAAAAAGGCTTGCTGGATTGCATTGAGACTTTGGAGCCTGATCTGACAGCCCAAGATAATATTACAAAGCATAAATCTTTTTACGAAGATGCTCTTGGCGACTTTAGTCGACCAATGGCTTTAAGGGGAAGAGAAACCTTGCATCCAG CGACATGGTGGTCTATGTATGCATCAGACTATCCAGAACTCCAGCGTTTCGCTGTTAGGATTCTGAGCCAGATGTGCAGCATGACTGCATTCAAGAGGAGCACCTACATCAATGACACTGTCCATTCGAGTAAGAACAGAATTGAAGCCGCGATGTTGAATGATCTTACTTTTGTCCATTATAACCTGCATCTTCAACAAAG GCAACCGGTGGCAACCGAAAGCAAGGGCTTTAAGAACGAAGAACATGACCTGATAAGCCCAGACAACTATAATGCAGGAGACTGGATTGATGACCCTGGAATGCTCGAGATGGAAGGCATCGACTTGTTAGATGCTACTCCTATTGCTGCAATCGATAAAGTCGGCAATACAAGTGATGGCAATCTTGTTAACAATGATTTAATCACAAATTAA
- the LOC135648712 gene encoding uncharacterized protein LOC135648712 produces the protein MAPTAAMALMLVAAAAAMVAMPAEAGDKNSVFQPCADAKVQRWDGFTFGIAFSGRDSFLLNQSLQLSPCDSRLSLSTRGAQLAVFRPKVDEISLLTVNTTTNPSINSGGFMVAFAGRKYAARSSPVFVGNSSYAITSFTLVLEFHKGTLQDLHWKTGSCSSCSGKSSFVCLREQGCAIKAPNCKGQGGSVDCSIGIQLAFSGTDKHDAVLNSWYEVSKLQQYSLYGLYSDLKNTLTGQYDKIF, from the exons ATGGCGCCGACAGCGGCGATGGCGTTGATGCTGGTGGCAGCAGCGGCCGCAATGGTAGCGATGCCGGCGGAGGCCGGCGACAAGAACTCGGTGTTCCAGCCGTGCGCCGACGCCAAGGTCCAGCGGTGGGACGGCTTCACCTTCGGGATCGCCTTCTCCGGCCGGGACTCGTTCCTCCTCAACCAGAGCCTGCAGCTGTCCCCTTGCGACAGccgcctctccctctccacccgcGGCGCTCAGCTCGCCGTCTTCCGCCCCAAGGTCGACGAGATCTCCCTCCTCACCGTCAACACCACCACCAACCCCTCC ATCAATAGTGGTGGATTCATGGTGGCATTTGCCGGCAGAAAGTATGCAGCAAGGTCCTCTCCCGTCTTTGTTGGCAACAGTTCATATGCCATCACCAGCTTCACACTG GTGCTTGAATTCCACAAGGGCACGCTTCAAGATCTGCATTGGAAGACAGGTAGCTGTTCTTCATGTTCAGGGAAGTCATCGTTTGTGTGTCTCAGGGAGCAGGGCTGCGCCATCAAAGCTCCCAACTGCAAAGGCCAGGGTGGCTCTGTGGACTGCAGCATAGGGATTCAGTTGGCATTCTCAGGCACAGACAAGCATGATGCTGTGCTCAATTCATGGTACGAGGTTTCCAAGCTGCAGCAGTACTCCCTCTATGGACTGTACTCGGACCTTAAGAACACTCTCACCGGCCAGTACGACAAGATCTTCTGA
- the LOC103997542 gene encoding outer envelope protein 39, chloroplastic gives MLMGAQKSIHAGKAKIDFNVDLTQKLCGALLLPHIRQSTDPFSQVIARLSIKHPNLFGRNEKLEVLWNKGLDDSNILIAFRRPRPDWTSQQSFTIQFSVTPETAVHGLPVDHFSHSESGSVNLCRFSAGVDFNEPSTSHWSSTTGIKFEHVHPINNDGHMISRDVDGFPITSSGSTYDNMVILKQEAQCAIASDDSFTRLNFQMEQGLPLLSKWLIFNRFKFVASKGFKLGPTFLVTSLKGGSIVGDMAPYQAFAIGGIDSVRGYGEGAVGSGRSCLVANSEFTIPVTKELEGAIFMDCGTDLGSSRHVPGNPALRQGKPGFGVGVGYGIRFSSHLGQLRVDYAMNAFRQKTVYFSINSVSS, from the exons ATGCTGATGGGCGCTCAAAAGAGCATTCATGCCGGTAAAG CTAAGATAGACTTCAATGTGGACCTTACTCAGAAACTGTGTGGTGCCCTCTTGTTGCCCCATATCAG GCAATCTACCGATCCCTTCTCGCAGGTTATTGCGAG ACTTTCCATCAAACACCCCAATCTCTTTGGAAGAAACGAAAAATTGGAGGTACTGTGGAACAAAGGCCTCGATGATTCAAACATTCTCATAGCATTCAGGCGCCCAAGGCCTGATTGGACGTCACAACAGTCGTTTACCATTCAG TTTTCAGTGACTCCTGAGACTGCAGTGCATGGGTTGCCTGTTGATCATTTCTCTCACTCAGAGAGTGGGAGTGTCAATCTATGCCGCTTCTCAGCAGGTGTTGATTTCAATGAGCCTTCTACTTCCCACTGGAGCAGCACTACTGGCATCAAATTTGAG CATGTTCATCCAATCAATAATGATGGCCATATGATAAGCAGGGATGTTGATGGATTTCCCATAACTTCCAG TGGAAGCACTTATGATAATATGGTCATTCTGAAGCAGGAAGCCCAATGTGCAATTGCTAGTGATGATAGTTTTACAAGA TTAAATTTTCAAATGGAACAAGGACTACCTCTTTTGTCAAAGTGGCTTATTTTCAATCGATTCAAATTTGTTGCTTCAAAGGGATTTAAATTGGGCCCCACTTTTTTGGTCACAAG CCTGAAAGGTGGTTCGATTGTAGGGGACATGGCACCATACCAAGCGTTTGCCATTGGTGGAATTGATAGCGTTCGAGGTTATGGTGAAGGCGCAGTTGGCTCTGGAAGATCATGTCTGGTTGCTAATAGTGAATTTACAATTCCTGTG ACAAAGGAACTGGAAGGAGCCATCTTCATGGACTGTGGAactgacttgggctcttctcggcATGTCCCTG GTAATCCTGCCCTTAGACAAGGAAAGCCTGGGTTTGGAGTTGGTGTTGGATATGGTATTCGCTTCAGCTCGCATTTGGGTCAGCTTCGGGTTGACTATGCGATGAATGCCTTCCGACAGAAGACTGTTTACTTCAGCATCAACAGTGTTAGCTCATGA